One Etheostoma cragini isolate CJK2018 chromosome 19, CSU_Ecrag_1.0, whole genome shotgun sequence DNA segment encodes these proteins:
- the si:cabz01074946.1 gene encoding uncharacterized protein si:cabz01074946.1 isoform X2, with the protein MKFQILLTLFLQVAVIESVREISGYLGDTVTLSSGADPSWNLSSIDWSVFSNNTWIATYRNGKKNVNRVDRYKGRLRLNTASGDLMIHNLNKEDAMEYTVDLINTQRQNTVTKTKLIVIERLTQPIIQTVTCTSVKGGSWLWLRCSSKDAGVNLAWQHTFPSVTLFNVTSPDGNFADLLGFLNATQNLVEFTCISSRNMEKNSSAVTPNCVDAKPPSPPSPLPRERKVIGFSVGLLMPALLVVIILISKNKSKLHGDTFKENFPSNNIPIA; encoded by the exons ATGAAATTTCAAATCCTCCTAACCCTGTTCCTCCAAG tggcAGTAATTGAATCCGTCAGGGAGATCTCTGGGTACCTTGGGGATACTGTCACATTGTCCTCAGGTGCCGACCCATCATGGAATCTTTCCTCAATAGATTGGTCAGTATTCTCAAACAACACCTGGATTGCTACTTATCGCAATGGGAAGAAAAACGTTAACCGGGTCGATCGGTATAAAGGGAGACTCCGTCTCAACACCGCTTCAG gTGACTTGATGATCCACAATTTGAACAAAGAGGATGCAATGGAATACACTGTAGACCTCATCAATACTCAGAGACAGAACACCGTTACCAAAACTAAGCTCATAGTGATAG AACGCCTGACGCAACCGATCATACAGACTGTCACCTGTACATCTGTAAAAGGAGGTTCTTGGTTGTGGCTACGTTGTTCCTCGAAAGATGCAGGCGTTAACTTGGCCTGGCAGCATACATTTCCCAGTGTTACGCTCTTCAACGTGACAAGTCCTGATGGCAACTTTGCAGATCTTTTAGGATTTCTGAACGCCACTCAGAACCTTGTAGAATTCACCTGCATCTCCAGCAGGAATATGGAGAAGAATTCAAGTGCTGTCACTCCAAATTGTGTTG ATGCCAAGCCTCCGTCTCCGCCTTCGCCTCTgcccagagaaagaaaagttattGGGTTTTCTGTGGGATTGCTCATGCCAGCTTTACTTGTAGTAATCATATTAATTTCAAAG AATAAATCAAAGCTGCATGGGGACACCTTTAAG gaaAACTTTCCGTCAAACAATATCCCAATAGCTTGA
- the vangl2 gene encoding vang-like protein 2, whose product MDNESTYSGYSYKSSQSRSSRKHRDRRDRHRSKSRDSTIRGDKSVTIQAPGEPLLDAESTRGDDRDDNWGETTTVVTGTSVDSVSNEDLTRMSKDLEDSSPLECQRYLSPVLGAVLGLFALITPLAFLALPQLLWRDELAPCGTPCEGLYISLAFKLLILLISTWTLFLRPPRATLPRFFIFRSLLLALVFLFVASYWLFYGVRVLEPRETDYRGIVGYAASLVDALLFIQYLALVLLEVRHLQPAFCLKVVRTTDGHSRFYNVGHLSIQRAAVWVLDQYYSDFPVYNPAILNLPKSILSKKMSAFKVYNLGEENSTNNSTGQSRTMIAAAARRRDNSHTEFYYEEAEVERRLRKRKARLVVAVEEAFTHIKRHQDEEATTSSPKHPREVMDPREAAQAIFAPMARAMQKYLRATRQQSYHSMESIINHLQFCITHNMTPKAFLERYLSPGPTLQYLDTNRGRQWTLVSEEPVTTALHQGQVFSLRRLDFSLVVTVTPLPFLRLGEEFIDPKRHKFVMKLQSETSV is encoded by the exons ATGGACAACGAGTCAACGTACTCGGGCTACTCCTACAAGTCGTCCCAGTCGCGAAGCTCCCGAAAACACAG GGACAGGAGGGACAGACATCGCTCGAAAAGTCGCGACAGCACCATCCGCGGAGACAAATCGGTGACCATCCAGGCTCCTGGAGAGCCGCTGCTGGACGCCGAGTCCACCAGAGGAGACGACAGG GATGACAACTGGGGCGAGACCACCACGGTGGTCACTGGCACCTCCGTGGACAGCGTCTCCAACGAGGACCTGACACGCATGTCGAAAGACCTTGAGGATTCTTCGCCGCTAGAGTGCCAGCGTTACCTCAGCCCAGTGTTGGGCGCCGTCCTGGGGCTCTTTGCTCTCATCACTCCTCTTGCCTTCTTGGCCCTCCCACAGCTCCTTTGGCGGGATGAACTGGCACCTTGCGGCACACCATGTGAGGGCCTTTACATTTCTCTGGCCTTCAAGCTCCTGATCCTCCTCATCTCCACCTGGACGCTGTTTCTGCGCccgcccagagccactctgccGCGCTTCTTCATCTTCCGCTCTCTGCTGCTGGCTTTGGTCTTCCTCTTCGTGGCGTCCTATTGGCTCTTTTACGGGGTGCGGGTGCTGGAGCCCAGAGAGACAGACTACAGGGGAATTGTGGGCTACGCAGCGTCTCTGGTGGACGCGCTGCTGTTCATCCAGTACCTGGCCCTGGTGCTGCTGGAGGTCCGACATCTGCAGCCCGCTTTCTGTCTAAAGGTTGTGAGGACTACAGACGGACATAGTCGCTTCTACAACGTGGGACATCTCAG TATTCAGAGGGCAGCAGTGTGGGTTCTGGACCAGTACTACAGTGACTTTCCAGTCTATAACCCTGCCATACTCAACCTGCCCAAGTCCATCCTCTCCAAGAAGATGTCTGCCTTCAAGGTTTACAACTTGGGGGAAG AGAACAGCACCAATAACTCTACGGGTCAGTCCAGAACTATGATTGCGGCCGCGGCTCGGAGAAGAGACAATTCCCACACCGAGTTCTACTATGAGGAGGCAGAAGTGGAGCGCAGGCTCCGCAAACGAAAGGCCAG ACTAGTGGTGGCAGTAGAAGAAGCATTTACCCACATCAAGCGTCACCAGGATGAAGAGGCAACCACGTCCTCCCCCAAACACCCTCGGGAGGTGATGGACCCCAGGGAGGCGGCCCAGGCCATATTTGCCCCCATGGCGAGGGCCATGCAGAAGTACCTCCGCGCCACCAGGCAGCAGTCCTACCACAGCATGGAGAGCATCATCAACCACCTGCAGTTctgcatcacacacaacatgacTCCCAAG GCTTTCCTAGAGCGTTACCTCAGCCCAGGCCCCACCCTCCAGTACCTGGACACCAACAGGGGACGCCAGTGGACGCTAGTGAGTGAGGAGCCGGTCACCACTGCTCTCCATCAAGGCCAAGTCTTCTCCCTGAGACGCCTTGACTTCTCGTTGGTCGTCACGGTGACACCCCTCCCTTTCCTGCGTCTGGGCGAGGAGTTCATCGACCCCAAAAGGCACAAGTTTGTCATGAAGCTCCAGTCGGAGACATCCGTGTAG
- the si:cabz01074946.1 gene encoding uncharacterized protein si:cabz01074946.1 isoform X1, translating into MKFQILLTLFLQVAVIESVREISGYLGDTVTLSSGADPSWNLSSIDWSVFSNNTWIATYRNGKKNVNRVDRYKGRLRLNTASGDLMIHNLNKEDAMEYTVDLINTQRQNTVTKTKLIVIERLTQPIIQTVTCTSVKGGSWLWLRCSSKDAGVNLAWQHTFPSVTLFNVTSPDGNFADLLGFLNATQNLVEFTCISSRNMEKNSSAVTPNCVDAKPPSPPSPLPRERKVIGFSVGLLMPALLVVIILISKLQPTHQTKMQYTEFDRFPKLHQYSS; encoded by the exons ATGAAATTTCAAATCCTCCTAACCCTGTTCCTCCAAG tggcAGTAATTGAATCCGTCAGGGAGATCTCTGGGTACCTTGGGGATACTGTCACATTGTCCTCAGGTGCCGACCCATCATGGAATCTTTCCTCAATAGATTGGTCAGTATTCTCAAACAACACCTGGATTGCTACTTATCGCAATGGGAAGAAAAACGTTAACCGGGTCGATCGGTATAAAGGGAGACTCCGTCTCAACACCGCTTCAG gTGACTTGATGATCCACAATTTGAACAAAGAGGATGCAATGGAATACACTGTAGACCTCATCAATACTCAGAGACAGAACACCGTTACCAAAACTAAGCTCATAGTGATAG AACGCCTGACGCAACCGATCATACAGACTGTCACCTGTACATCTGTAAAAGGAGGTTCTTGGTTGTGGCTACGTTGTTCCTCGAAAGATGCAGGCGTTAACTTGGCCTGGCAGCATACATTTCCCAGTGTTACGCTCTTCAACGTGACAAGTCCTGATGGCAACTTTGCAGATCTTTTAGGATTTCTGAACGCCACTCAGAACCTTGTAGAATTCACCTGCATCTCCAGCAGGAATATGGAGAAGAATTCAAGTGCTGTCACTCCAAATTGTGTTG ATGCCAAGCCTCCGTCTCCGCCTTCGCCTCTgcccagagaaagaaaagttattGGGTTTTCTGTGGGATTGCTCATGCCAGCTTTACTTGTAGTAATCATATTAATTTCAAAG CTCCAGCCCACGCATCAAACCAAGATGCAATACACAGAATTTGACCGTTTCCCGAAATTACACCAATATAGCTCTTAA